The sequence TCGCTATCAAGCTGGCCTCGGCCGAGCTGCTGCGACGGGACTCGCAGACGGGCGACCCGGTGCTCATCCTCGACGACGTGTTCGCCGAGCTGGACCAGGCACGTCGCGGACGTCTGGCGGAGGCCGTGACCGGGTTCGAGCAGGTCCTCATCACCGCGGCCGTGTTCGAGGACGTGCCCGAGCACCTCGCGGCCAACGCGGTGCACATCCGCGCCGGCGAGATCGTCGACGCGCCCTCGCCGCGGACCGCGGACGACGGGGGAGAGGCGTGATCCCCCGCGCCGCCGACGGCGGACCGCTGCCGGAGTCGGAGGCGGTCGCGGTCTACCGCCGCTTCCGCCGGGTGTTCGGCGACGCGTCCGTGCGCTCACCCTCGGCGCGGAAGCGCCGCGAGCAGAAGGCCGGCAGCTCCCCGTTCCAGCCCGGCCGGGATCCCGACTCGCTCGGCAGCGTGATGGACTCGCTCACCTCGCGCATGGGCTGGACCTCCTCCCTCTCGCAGGCCGAGCTGATGGCGGCGTGGACGACGATCGCCGGCGAGGAGACCGCCGTGCACTCCTCTCCCGTCGGGATCGAGGACGGCCTCCTCACCGTCGAGTGCGAGTCGACGGCATGGGCGACGCAGCTCCGGCTGATGCGCGTGGAGATCACGACGCGCATCGCCGAGCGCTTCCCCGACGCCGGCATCCGGTCGATCCGCTTCCAGGGGCCGAACGCCCCGTCGTGGAAAAAGGGTCCCAGGTCGATCCCAGGGCGGGGCCCGCGCGATACCTACGGCTAGGGAGGCGAATCAGGTCACCCCTGCCGGGAAAAGGCGTCAGACGGCCGGATAGGCGGTGCGAAGCGTACTCCTGCGATAGAATGAGGGGTCGCCCGCAGCCAAGGGACGACGGTCCCCGGATCACCTCGTGATCCGCGCGCGTCCGCCGTCGGGCAGGGGCGCGTCGACGCGGCAGGAGCCACCACCCCATGACATCGGATGCCTCACAGGACCTCCCCGACGACTCCACCTCCGACGAGGTGCAGGTCGAGGAGACGCACAACGACTCCGACCACATCACCCGCCAGCAGGTGAGCAACGACTACGGCGCCAACGAGATCCAGGTGCTCGAGGGCCTCGAGGCCGTGCGCAAGCGCCCCGGCATGTACATCGGATCGACCGGACCGCGCGGTCTGCACCACCTGGTGAGCGAGATCGTCGACAACTCGGTCGACGAGGCGCTGGCGGGCTACGCGAGCGACATCCAGGTCACCATGCGCAAGGACGGCGGCATCCGCGTCGTCGACGACGGCCGCGGCATCCCGGTCGACATCCACCCCGTCGAGGGCATCTCGACGGTCGAGCTCGTGCTCACGAAGCTGCACGCCGGCGGCAAGTTCGGCGGCGGCGGGTACGCGGTGTCGGGCGGCCTGCACGGCGTCGGCAGCTCCGTGGTGAACGCGCTGTCGGAGCGCCTCGACGTCGAGGTCCGCCGCCAGGGCGCCGTCTGGCGCCAGAGCTTCACCATCGGGGTGCCGGACGCGCCGCTGGAGAAGGGCGAGGGATCCACCGAGACCGGCACGACCATCACCTTCTGGCCGAGCCGCGAGATCTTCGAGACCGTCGAGTTCGACTACGACACCCTCCGCGCGCGCTTCCAGCAGATGGCGTTCCTCAACAAGGGGCTCGCCCTCACGCTGCACGACGAGCGCGAGGTCGACGGCGCCGAGCACCGCACCGAGAAGTTCCTCTACGAGCGCGGCCTCGTCGACTACGTCGAGCACCTCGTGAAGGCGAAGAAGACCGAGGTCGTCAACGCCGACGTCATCGCGTTCGAGTCCGAGGACACGGTCAAGAAGATCAGCCTCGAGGTCGCGATGCAGTGGACTACCTCCTACACGGAGAGCGTCCACACCTACGCGAACACCATCAACACGCACGAGGGCGGCACGCACGAGGAGGGCTTCCGCGCGGCGCTCACCACGCTGGTCAACCGCTACGCGCGCGAGAACAAGCTGCTCCGCGAGAAGGACGAGAACCTCACGGGCGACGACGTCCGCGAGGGCCTCACCGCCGTCATCTCCGTGAAGCTCGGCGAGCCGCAGTTCGAGGGGCAGACCAAGACCAAGCTCGGCAACACCGAGGCGAAGGCCTACGTGCAGCGCATAGTCGGCCAGCAGCTCGGCGACTGGCTGGAGAAGAATCCGGCGCAGGCGAAGGACATCATCCGCAAGGGCATGCAGGCCTCGCAGGCGCGCCTCGCCGCCCGCAAGGCGCGCGAGCAGACCCGGCGCAAGGGCCTGCTCGAGTCCGGCGGCATGCCCGGCAAGCTCAAGGACTGCCAGAGCAAGGACCCGGCGCTGTCCGAGGTCTTCCTGGTCGAGGGCGACTCGGCCGGCGGATCCGCCGTGCAGGGCCGCAACCCCACGACGCAGGCGATCCTGCCGCTGCGGGGCAAGATCCTCAACGTCGAGAAGGCCCGCCTCGACCGCGCGCTGCAGAACAACGAGGTCCAGTCGATGATCACCGCGTTCGGCGCGGGCATCGGCGAGGACTTCAACGCCGAGAAGGTCAGGTACCACAAGATCGTGCTGATGGCCGACGCGGACGTCGACGGCCAGCACATCACGACCCTGCTGCTCACCCTGCTGTTCCGCTACATGCGGCCGCTCATCGAGCTCGGCTACGTCTACCTCGCGCAGCCGCCGCTGTACCGCCTCAAGTGGTCGAACGCCGACCACCAGTACGTCTACACGGATGCCGAGCGCGACGCGCTGCTGGCGCACGGGCAGGCGAACGGCAAGCGGATCCCCAAGGACAACGGCATCCAGCGCTACAAGGGCCTGGGCGAGATGGACTACAAGGAGCTGTGGGAGACCACCATGGATCCCGCCACGCGCACCCTCATGCAGGTCACCCTCGACGACGCCGCCGGCGCCGACGAGGTCTTCTCGACGCTGATGGGCGAGGACGTCGAGTCCCGCCGCAGCTTCATCCAGCGCAACGCCAAGGACGTCAGGTTCCTCGACATCTGATCGACCAGGCGGCAGGCCGGCCCGATCCCGGCCGCCGCCCGGCACCGACCCCACGCTCCATCGACATCTGAACGGGACCTCCATGGCCGACGACATCACTCCGGACGA is a genomic window of Clavibacter capsici containing:
- a CDS encoding DUF721 domain-containing protein; this encodes MIPRAADGGPLPESEAVAVYRRFRRVFGDASVRSPSARKRREQKAGSSPFQPGRDPDSLGSVMDSLTSRMGWTSSLSQAELMAAWTTIAGEETAVHSSPVGIEDGLLTVECESTAWATQLRLMRVEITTRIAERFPDAGIRSIRFQGPNAPSWKKGPRSIPGRGPRDTYG
- the gyrB gene encoding DNA topoisomerase (ATP-hydrolyzing) subunit B codes for the protein MTSDASQDLPDDSTSDEVQVEETHNDSDHITRQQVSNDYGANEIQVLEGLEAVRKRPGMYIGSTGPRGLHHLVSEIVDNSVDEALAGYASDIQVTMRKDGGIRVVDDGRGIPVDIHPVEGISTVELVLTKLHAGGKFGGGGYAVSGGLHGVGSSVVNALSERLDVEVRRQGAVWRQSFTIGVPDAPLEKGEGSTETGTTITFWPSREIFETVEFDYDTLRARFQQMAFLNKGLALTLHDEREVDGAEHRTEKFLYERGLVDYVEHLVKAKKTEVVNADVIAFESEDTVKKISLEVAMQWTTSYTESVHTYANTINTHEGGTHEEGFRAALTTLVNRYARENKLLREKDENLTGDDVREGLTAVISVKLGEPQFEGQTKTKLGNTEAKAYVQRIVGQQLGDWLEKNPAQAKDIIRKGMQASQARLAARKAREQTRRKGLLESGGMPGKLKDCQSKDPALSEVFLVEGDSAGGSAVQGRNPTTQAILPLRGKILNVEKARLDRALQNNEVQSMITAFGAGIGEDFNAEKVRYHKIVLMADADVDGQHITTLLLTLLFRYMRPLIELGYVYLAQPPLYRLKWSNADHQYVYTDAERDALLAHGQANGKRIPKDNGIQRYKGLGEMDYKELWETTMDPATRTLMQVTLDDAAGADEVFSTLMGEDVESRRSFIQRNAKDVRFLDI